A window of Esox lucius isolate fEsoLuc1 chromosome 18, fEsoLuc1.pri, whole genome shotgun sequence contains these coding sequences:
- the LOC105017610 gene encoding cdc42 effector protein 3-like has product MPLKTALYVKSPAKRWSRGQKRRETLSVNMISRPLDDFRHLSHIGLEASGDAFGNLTAFQRTGSLFLQRSQCHQDLYPIISPSEHPPPKPLCLLNPEQMDGQAAKARSLPQVSRHKKYHSLPFLDAMDVEDHDGFHQGEEEKNQDGGLTMKTDGSELNSVPQKSPCPPDETHSVIDEDVSFTLNFNLGPSILEDVLQVMNQLHQ; this is encoded by the coding sequence ATGCCTCTTAAGACTGCCCTGTACGTCAAATCACCGGCCAAGCGCTGGTCCCGTGGGCAGAAGCGCCGTGAGACGTTGTCAGTCAACATGATCAGCCGCCCGCTGGATGACTTCCGACACCTCTCCCACATTGGATTGGAAGCCAGCGGTGATGCCTTTGGCAACCTCACAGCTTTTCAGCGGACCGGTAGCCTTTTCCTCCAGCGCTCACAATGCCACCAGGACCTCTACCCCATCATCTCCCCCAGTGAGCACCCCCCACCCAAGCCGCTATGCCTCCTGAACCCAGAACAGATGGATGGACAGGCTGCGAAAGCCAGAAGCCTTCCCCAGGTGTCCAGGCACAAGAAGTACCACTCCCTGCCCTTCCTGGATGCTATGGATGTGGAGGACCACGATGGGTTTCACCAAGGGGAGGAGGAAAAGAACCAGGACGGAGGGTTAACGATGAAGACGGATGGATCCGAGCTGAATAGCGTCCCCCAAAAGTCTCCTTGTCCTCCAGATGAGACCCATTCAGTGATTGATGAAGATGTATCCTTCACCCTTAACTTTAACTTGGGACCATCCATACTAGAAGATGTTCTGCAGGTGATGAACCAGCTTCACCAGTGA